The Corynebacterium qintianiae genome has a window encoding:
- the pth gene encoding aminoacyl-tRNA hydrolase produces the protein MLSFLKNLFTRPANPTGSAEWLVVGLGNPGPEYAATRHNVGYMVVDELSNDKLQGVALMKPSTYMNSSGEDVAPAAKRLDVAPERIIVCHDELDLPRGAVKLKLGGNENGHNGLKSLTDHLGTRDYLRVRIGIGRPPAGTTVPDYVLSPVEGDISEQIRLAAEAVRLIVAEGLARAQHEIHSR, from the coding sequence GTGCTGAGCTTTCTGAAAAACCTGTTCACCCGCCCCGCTAACCCCACCGGCTCTGCGGAGTGGCTCGTCGTCGGCTTAGGGAACCCGGGGCCGGAATACGCCGCGACACGGCACAACGTCGGCTACATGGTTGTCGACGAGCTCTCAAACGACAAGCTTCAGGGCGTCGCCTTGATGAAACCGTCGACCTACATGAACTCCTCGGGAGAGGATGTCGCACCTGCCGCGAAAAGGCTGGACGTCGCGCCGGAGCGGATTATCGTGTGTCACGACGAGCTGGACCTGCCCCGGGGCGCGGTGAAGCTGAAGCTGGGCGGCAACGAAAACGGCCACAACGGGCTGAAGTCGCTCACAGACCACTTGGGCACGCGCGATTACCTGCGGGTGCGCATCGGCATCGGCCGCCCGCCGGCGGGCACCACAGTGCCCGACTACGTGCTCTCGCCGGTCGAGGGTGATATCTCGGAGCAGATCAGGCTAGCCGCCGAGGCGGTGCGCCTGATTGTGGCCGAGGGCTTGGCCAGAGCCCAGCACGAGATTCACTCGCGCTAG
- a CDS encoding NAD(P)H-dependent flavin oxidoreductase gives MDFPPVIAAPMAGGPSTPALVNAVSFGFLAFGTCSVNEARAQLDEVEGPFGVNLFYPQQFEPSPELVSSVASDLRADVPAVDLTSGFAEKLRLTLRARPSVVSSMFGCFTPGEIDAIHECGASAWVTVTNETDARVAAERGADALVVQGPQAGGHRGTWSPELTPDTRSLTDLLESVGPIGLPMIAAGGVRCAGDVSKLLGRGAASVACGTAFLLADEAGTSAKNRDMLKAGGRTVLSRAFSGRWARGVETEFTRANPDMPPVYPYLKPMVPENPYCLAGENFDAILEAPAAEIEKALTP, from the coding sequence ATGGATTTCCCACCAGTCATCGCCGCGCCAATGGCGGGCGGGCCGAGCACCCCCGCCCTCGTTAACGCCGTCAGTTTCGGATTTCTCGCTTTCGGTACTTGCTCCGTCAACGAGGCACGCGCCCAGCTGGACGAGGTGGAGGGCCCCTTCGGAGTGAATCTCTTTTACCCGCAACAATTCGAACCCTCTCCGGAACTCGTGTCCTCCGTCGCCTCGGATTTGCGCGCCGACGTGCCCGCCGTGGATTTGACGAGCGGTTTCGCGGAAAAGCTCCGCCTCACCTTGCGAGCGCGTCCCTCCGTTGTGTCGTCAATGTTCGGATGCTTCACCCCCGGGGAGATCGACGCCATCCACGAGTGCGGTGCGAGCGCCTGGGTAACGGTAACCAACGAGACCGATGCGCGTGTGGCCGCAGAACGTGGCGCGGACGCCCTTGTCGTGCAGGGACCGCAGGCAGGTGGGCACCGTGGCACGTGGTCCCCTGAGCTCACCCCCGACACGCGCAGCCTCACAGATCTGCTGGAGTCGGTCGGTCCGATCGGCCTTCCGATGATCGCGGCCGGAGGTGTGCGCTGCGCGGGTGACGTTTCGAAGCTGCTCGGTCGCGGCGCAGCCTCCGTTGCGTGTGGCACCGCCTTCCTGCTTGCCGACGAGGCCGGCACAAGCGCGAAGAACCGCGACATGCTCAAGGCGGGCGGGCGCACCGTGCTCAGCCGGGCGTTCTCGGGGCGCTGGGCGCGTGGGGTGGAAACGGAATTCACCCGCGCGAACCCGGACATGCCGCCGGTCTACCCGTACCTGAAACCGATGGTGCCGGAAAACCCTTATTGCCTGGCGGGGGAGAACTTCGACGCCATCCTCGAAGCACCTGCGGCCGAGATCGAAAAAGCGCTCACGCCCTAG
- a CDS encoding fumarylacetoacetate hydrolase family protein yields MRLATLRSAPATVAVRIVDDSNAVVIPGFSDVGDLLRDPGWRELALVEGDAVSFVPTELGPVVPRPEKIICVGLNYAAHIAEMGHDRPDVPTLFVKFADALIGPNDDVEVAAANAETLDFEGELAVVIGKRAHNVNEADAAGHIAGYAVINDYTQRHFQKRTQQWHQGKSLENTAGFGPWLDTEWVPGPELETRLNGEVMQSAPTDDLVFSPEHLIAFISRLYPLNPGDVIATGTPAGVLHAREPKRYLRDGDTVRVGIAGLGVIDNTTRVI; encoded by the coding sequence ATGAGACTCGCAACGTTGCGCTCCGCCCCCGCGACAGTAGCCGTTCGTATCGTCGATGACTCGAACGCCGTGGTGATCCCGGGATTCAGTGATGTGGGTGACTTACTGCGCGACCCGGGTTGGCGGGAGCTTGCACTCGTCGAGGGCGACGCCGTGAGTTTCGTGCCGACAGAGCTTGGCCCCGTGGTTCCGCGTCCCGAGAAGATTATCTGCGTGGGCCTGAACTACGCCGCGCACATAGCCGAGATGGGCCACGATCGCCCCGACGTTCCCACGCTCTTCGTCAAATTCGCCGACGCGCTGATCGGACCTAACGACGATGTCGAGGTTGCCGCAGCCAATGCCGAGACCCTCGACTTCGAGGGGGAGCTGGCGGTGGTGATCGGGAAGCGAGCCCACAACGTCAACGAGGCCGACGCAGCAGGCCACATTGCCGGTTACGCGGTCATCAACGATTACACCCAGCGCCACTTCCAGAAGCGCACCCAGCAATGGCACCAGGGCAAGTCACTGGAGAACACCGCCGGCTTCGGCCCGTGGCTGGACACCGAGTGGGTCCCCGGTCCCGAGCTGGAAACGCGCCTGAACGGGGAGGTCATGCAGTCCGCCCCCACTGATGACCTGGTGTTCAGCCCGGAGCACCTCATCGCCTTCATCTCCCGGCTTTACCCGCTCAACCCCGGCGATGTGATCGCCACCGGCACCCCGGCTGGTGTGCTCCACGCACGGGAGCCCAAGCGGTACCTGCGCGACGGCGATACGGTCCGCGTCGGTATCGCCGGCCTCGGCGTAATTGATAACACCACGCGCGTGATCTAG
- the pth gene encoding aminoacyl-tRNA hydrolase, giving the protein MTALIVGLGNPGPSYAATRHNAGVVVLDELLDREGARLSVHKKTNTEVAELSGGRVLARTRGYMNVSGGPVKALAGYYKVSPSEIYVLYDELDLPFGEVKLRAGGGDHGHNGLKSVSASLGTRDYNKLAVGIGRPPGRMAPADYVLKPFSKKEAEELPIVAADAVDLLMLDL; this is encoded by the coding sequence GTGACTGCTCTCATTGTCGGGCTGGGCAACCCTGGCCCTTCCTACGCCGCGACCCGCCATAACGCGGGCGTGGTCGTCCTCGACGAGCTCCTGGACAGGGAGGGTGCGCGCCTGAGTGTGCACAAGAAAACAAACACCGAGGTCGCCGAACTCAGCGGTGGCCGGGTGCTGGCCCGCACGCGCGGGTACATGAATGTCTCCGGCGGGCCCGTCAAGGCGCTCGCCGGTTACTACAAGGTCTCCCCGAGCGAGATCTACGTGCTTTACGACGAGCTTGACCTCCCCTTCGGCGAGGTCAAGCTGCGCGCTGGCGGCGGCGACCACGGCCATAACGGCCTGAAATCGGTCTCCGCTTCGCTGGGCACGCGCGACTACAACAAGCTGGCCGTGGGTATTGGCCGCCCGCCCGGGCGCATGGCTCCGGCGGACTACGTGCTCAAGCCGTTTTCCAAGAAAGAAGCCGAAGAGCTGCCGATTGTGGCCGCCGACGCGGTCGACCTGCTTATGCTTGATCTATGA
- a CDS encoding 50S ribosomal protein L25/general stress protein Ctc: MATTPTVVKAEKREEFGKGASRRLRRDGKVPGVLYESGIENVHFAVDRIEITALVRNDGSNAILELDVDGEKLLCMVKNIDQNVITLDIDHIDLLGVKRGEKVTVEVPVVTEGEAVEDAVVLQEVDVLEIEVDALNIPDEIVVNIEGKEIGEQVVAGDVTLPAGAALTSDPEALVVNVTFFQEDEELEAAAAEAEEGGAEAGADSSDADADNAKDVEIADGGEGDEGASE; the protein is encoded by the coding sequence ATGGCTACCACACCCACCGTCGTCAAGGCAGAAAAGCGCGAAGAATTCGGCAAGGGCGCGTCCCGCCGCCTGCGCCGCGACGGCAAGGTCCCCGGCGTCCTCTACGAATCCGGCATCGAGAACGTGCATTTCGCCGTCGACCGCATCGAGATCACTGCGCTCGTGCGCAACGACGGCTCCAATGCCATCCTCGAGCTCGATGTCGACGGCGAAAAGCTGCTCTGCATGGTCAAGAACATCGACCAGAACGTCATCACTCTCGACATCGACCACATCGACCTGCTGGGCGTCAAGCGCGGCGAAAAGGTCACGGTCGAGGTCCCGGTTGTCACCGAGGGCGAGGCCGTCGAGGACGCCGTGGTCCTGCAGGAGGTTGACGTCCTCGAGATCGAGGTCGACGCCCTGAATATCCCGGACGAGATCGTCGTCAACATCGAGGGCAAGGAAATCGGCGAGCAGGTCGTCGCCGGCGATGTGACCCTGCCAGCCGGCGCCGCGCTCACCTCCGACCCGGAGGCGCTCGTTGTCAACGTCACGTTCTTCCAGGAGGACGAGGAGCTCGAGGCCGCTGCAGCCGAGGCCGAGGAGGGCGGTGCTGAGGCAGGCGCCGACTCCAGCGACGCTGACGCCGACAACGCCAAGGACGTCGAGATCGCCGACGGCGGCGAGGGCGACGAGGGCGCTTCCGAGTAG
- a CDS encoding MFS transporter: MSNHDKTRARERRRAISATTIGTAIEWYDFFLYAAVAGLVFRELMFGPIGPAAATIVSFLTVGLSFLFRPLGAFLAGHFADKVGRRTVLMVTLLMMGAATTLIGLLPTYAGAGVAAPIMLVVLRIVQGISAGGEWGSAVLLAVEHAPRNKRGLFGAGPQVGAPAGLLMSSAALALMNIIAPGDAFMEWGWRVPFIFSLVLMFIGWWIRVGVDESPVYEEMAADRAHDAKNPIGVLFARFSPLVLTGALIFAANGTVGYMTTGGFIQKYATNELGMERGDVLWAVTASAAAWMVSTAFTGWVSDYIGRKRSLVIGFIVQAVGVALLFPMVNTAELPKLYAALIFLAVGLGLTYGQIGSLFAEFFPASIRASGASITYAIGAILGGAFAPTIAASLREATGSTDAITVYLMAATVIGLAVSLLIRERNGIPLGHEHEDVQASGHFVWEPAPVKM, translated from the coding sequence ATGAGTAACCACGACAAAACCAGAGCGCGAGAGCGCCGCCGCGCCATTTCCGCGACCACGATCGGCACCGCCATCGAATGGTACGACTTCTTCCTCTACGCTGCCGTCGCTGGCCTGGTGTTCCGGGAACTGATGTTCGGCCCCATTGGCCCCGCCGCGGCCACCATCGTATCGTTCCTCACGGTGGGGTTGTCCTTCCTCTTCCGCCCCCTCGGCGCGTTCCTCGCGGGCCACTTCGCGGACAAGGTCGGTCGCCGCACCGTGCTCATGGTCACGCTGTTGATGATGGGTGCGGCCACCACCCTCATCGGCCTGCTACCCACATACGCTGGGGCAGGGGTCGCTGCGCCGATAATGCTCGTGGTCCTGCGCATCGTGCAGGGCATTTCGGCCGGTGGCGAATGGGGTTCCGCGGTACTCCTCGCGGTGGAGCACGCGCCCCGCAACAAGCGCGGCCTGTTCGGCGCCGGGCCGCAGGTGGGCGCGCCCGCCGGTCTTCTCATGTCCTCGGCGGCGCTTGCGCTGATGAACATCATCGCCCCGGGTGACGCCTTCATGGAGTGGGGCTGGCGCGTGCCCTTCATCTTCTCCCTCGTGCTCATGTTCATCGGGTGGTGGATCCGCGTCGGGGTCGACGAGTCGCCGGTGTACGAGGAGATGGCCGCCGACCGCGCGCACGACGCGAAGAACCCGATCGGCGTTCTGTTCGCGAGGTTTAGCCCTCTGGTGCTCACCGGCGCGCTCATCTTCGCGGCGAACGGCACCGTTGGTTACATGACCACCGGCGGTTTCATCCAGAAATACGCCACCAACGAACTCGGCATGGAACGTGGGGACGTCCTGTGGGCCGTCACCGCGTCAGCGGCCGCATGGATGGTCTCAACGGCGTTCACCGGCTGGGTTTCGGATTACATCGGACGCAAGCGAAGTCTTGTCATCGGGTTCATCGTCCAGGCGGTCGGTGTCGCGCTGCTTTTCCCGATGGTCAACACCGCCGAGCTGCCCAAGCTTTACGCGGCGCTGATCTTCCTCGCCGTCGGCTTGGGCCTGACATACGGCCAGATCGGGTCCTTGTTCGCTGAGTTCTTCCCCGCCTCCATCCGTGCCTCTGGCGCGTCAATCACCTATGCCATCGGTGCGATCCTCGGTGGCGCCTTCGCACCCACCATCGCGGCATCGCTGCGGGAAGCGACCGGATCCACCGACGCGATCACGGTCTATCTCATGGCTGCGACCGTTATCGGCCTTGCTGTGTCACTGCTCATCCGCGAGCGAAACGGCATTCCGCTCGGCCATGAGCACGAGGACGTGCAGGCCTCCGGGCATTTTGTGTGGGAACCCGCACCTGTTAAAATGTAG
- a CDS encoding ribose-phosphate diphosphokinase, translated as MTGYSTENHKDLKVFTGRAHTDLAEAVAEELGIELVPTTARDFANGEIFIRFEESVRGADCFVMQSHAQPLNKWLMEQLIMIDALKRGSAKRITAIVPFYPYARQDKKHRGREPISARLVADLLATAGADRIVSVDLHTDQIQGFFDGPVDHMHAMPILTEYIKSKYALDNLCVVSPDAGRVKQAEKWANTLGDAPMAFVHKTRDIDAANKVVSNRVVGDVEGKDCILMDDMIDTGGTIAGAVGVLKDAGAKSVLIACTHGVFSEPARERLSQCGAEEVITTDTLPQNTEGWDNLTVLSIAPLLARTIREIFENGSVTTLFEGQA; from the coding sequence ATGACCGGATACTCCACCGAGAACCACAAGGACCTCAAGGTCTTCACCGGGCGCGCCCACACGGACCTCGCCGAGGCCGTGGCCGAAGAGCTCGGCATCGAGCTGGTTCCCACCACCGCCCGCGACTTCGCCAACGGTGAAATCTTCATCCGCTTCGAGGAGTCCGTCCGCGGCGCCGACTGCTTCGTCATGCAGTCCCACGCCCAGCCGCTGAACAAGTGGCTGATGGAGCAGCTCATCATGATCGACGCGCTCAAGCGCGGCTCGGCGAAGCGCATCACCGCGATCGTGCCGTTCTACCCCTACGCGCGCCAGGACAAGAAGCACCGCGGCCGCGAACCGATCTCCGCGCGCCTGGTCGCCGACCTGCTGGCCACCGCTGGTGCGGACCGCATCGTCTCCGTCGACTTGCACACGGACCAGATCCAGGGCTTCTTCGACGGCCCGGTCGACCACATGCACGCCATGCCCATTCTGACGGAGTACATCAAGTCCAAGTACGCGCTCGACAACCTGTGTGTGGTCTCCCCGGACGCCGGCCGCGTGAAACAGGCCGAGAAGTGGGCGAACACGCTGGGCGACGCCCCCATGGCGTTCGTGCACAAGACCCGCGACATCGACGCCGCCAACAAGGTCGTCTCCAACCGCGTGGTCGGCGACGTCGAGGGCAAAGACTGCATCCTCATGGACGACATGATCGACACCGGCGGCACCATCGCCGGCGCCGTCGGCGTGCTCAAGGATGCGGGCGCCAAGTCCGTACTCATCGCCTGCACCCACGGTGTGTTCTCCGAGCCAGCGCGCGAGCGCCTCAGCCAGTGCGGCGCCGAGGAGGTCATCACCACCGATACTCTGCCCCAGAACACCGAGGGCTGGGACAACCTTACTGTGCTATCCATCGCCCCTCTCCTGGCTCGCACGATCCGCGAAATATTCGAGAATGGCTCGGTGACCACGCTGTTCGAGGGCCAGGCCTAA
- the glmU gene encoding bifunctional UDP-N-acetylglucosamine diphosphorylase/glucosamine-1-phosphate N-acetyltransferase GlmU, giving the protein MTEQNPCAVVVLAAGAGTRMKSTKQKTLHEIGGRSLLSHSLHAAAAIDPQHVVAVVGHQRDQVSPAVDEIAQQMSIEILQAVQEEQNGTGHAVQCGLSALPDFDGTVVVTNGDVPLLKGETIKRLIDAHVTAQAAVTVLTLEFDNPTGYGRIIRDGDGNVLEIVEEKDATADQKRVTEVNSGVFAFDGAVLRDALTRITSDNAQGELYITDVLGIARADGRTVSAFTAPDARELAGVNDRIQLAEAGKELNRRLVERAMRGGATVIDPDTTWIGVEVEIGSDVVIHPNTQLWGSTVIGNGAEVGPDTTLTDMEVGPGATVTRTQGSLSVIGADAQVGPFTYLRPGTELGEGGKLGGFVESKNAVIGAGSKIPHLTYIGDATVGENSNIGCSSVFANYDGVRKHHTTIGNNVRTGSDTTFVAPVTVGDGAYTGAGTVVTDDVPPGALAIKEGRQRNIEGWVEKNRPGTEAALAAREVQNAREK; this is encoded by the coding sequence ATGACTGAGCAGAACCCGTGCGCCGTTGTCGTTCTCGCGGCCGGTGCTGGCACCCGCATGAAATCGACAAAGCAGAAGACGCTCCACGAGATCGGCGGGCGCAGCCTTCTGTCCCACTCCCTGCACGCGGCGGCCGCGATCGACCCGCAGCATGTCGTCGCGGTCGTCGGGCACCAGCGCGACCAGGTCTCCCCCGCCGTCGACGAAATCGCGCAACAGATGAGTATCGAGATTCTGCAGGCCGTGCAGGAGGAGCAGAACGGTACCGGCCACGCCGTGCAGTGCGGCCTGAGCGCGTTGCCTGACTTCGACGGCACCGTCGTTGTCACGAACGGCGACGTGCCGTTGCTCAAGGGGGAAACGATCAAGCGGCTTATCGACGCCCACGTTACCGCCCAGGCCGCAGTCACCGTACTCACCCTCGAGTTCGACAACCCCACCGGTTACGGCCGCATTATCCGCGACGGCGACGGCAACGTCCTGGAAATCGTCGAAGAGAAGGACGCCACTGCTGACCAGAAGCGCGTCACCGAGGTCAACTCCGGCGTCTTCGCCTTCGACGGAGCCGTGCTCCGCGACGCTTTGACGCGCATCACCTCCGACAACGCCCAGGGCGAGCTCTACATCACCGACGTCCTCGGCATCGCGCGCGCGGACGGCCGCACAGTGTCCGCTTTCACCGCGCCCGACGCTCGCGAGCTCGCCGGGGTGAACGATCGCATCCAGCTCGCCGAGGCTGGCAAGGAGCTCAACCGCCGCCTGGTGGAGCGAGCCATGCGCGGCGGCGCCACCGTCATCGACCCGGACACTACCTGGATCGGAGTCGAGGTCGAGATCGGTTCCGACGTGGTTATTCACCCCAACACCCAGCTGTGGGGATCAACCGTCATCGGCAACGGTGCCGAGGTCGGCCCCGACACCACGCTGACCGACATGGAGGTCGGACCGGGCGCGACGGTTACCCGGACCCAGGGTTCGCTCAGCGTCATCGGCGCCGACGCCCAGGTCGGCCCGTTCACTTACCTGCGCCCGGGCACCGAGCTCGGCGAGGGCGGCAAACTCGGCGGATTCGTCGAGTCGAAGAACGCCGTGATCGGCGCGGGCTCAAAGATCCCGCACCTGACCTACATCGGCGACGCCACCGTCGGGGAAAACTCCAATATCGGCTGCTCCAGCGTCTTCGCCAATTACGACGGCGTGAGGAAGCACCACACCACCATCGGCAACAACGTCCGCACCGGTTCCGACACCACCTTCGTCGCCCCGGTGACCGTTGGCGACGGCGCGTACACGGGCGCAGGTACTGTGGTCACCGACGACGTGCCCCCAGGAGCCCTGGCTATCAAGGAAGGCCGCCAGCGCAATATCGAGGGCTGGGTGGAGAAGAACCGCCCGGGCACGGAGGCAGCCCTGGCCGCCCGAGAAGTCCAGAACGCACGAGAGAAGTAA
- a CDS encoding MFS transporter, with amino-acid sequence MDNQQHNANRFIWANGLQGIGDQIVAAKTLLPWLFTAAGVPAFFTGLLVPVRESGSMLPQAALSPWVSSKPNRKRVWLLGSWGQAVSGVGIAVAAATLEGAALGIGVIACLAALSVFRALCSIAGKDVQGRTIDKGRRGLITGRATALSGAFTLAVGLALTFLPAEVPRWLIVALLLGGAATWGLASLVFRGIREPVDNNYATEEAGNWIAVTWSLVTGDKELRAFLLVRSLMLVTALSTPFIVVLAQEQGSDLSSLGAFVIASGGAALLGGRISGVWSDRSSKLTMAWAAAAASVVIVLLVVSANLASPSVNAFAMPAGFFAVNLAHTAVRVSRKTYLVDMADGERRTLITGASNTVMGVVLLVVGALSSAIAVVGTQAALLFLALMGAVGVAGAFNLRDVSA; translated from the coding sequence GTGGACAACCAGCAGCACAACGCCAACAGGTTCATCTGGGCCAACGGTTTGCAGGGCATCGGGGACCAGATCGTCGCCGCTAAAACCCTGCTGCCGTGGCTGTTCACGGCAGCAGGAGTCCCCGCTTTCTTTACCGGCTTACTCGTCCCGGTGCGCGAATCCGGCTCCATGCTCCCCCAGGCCGCGCTGAGCCCCTGGGTCAGCTCAAAGCCGAACCGCAAGCGCGTCTGGCTGCTGGGGTCGTGGGGTCAGGCGGTTTCCGGGGTGGGGATCGCCGTCGCCGCGGCCACGCTCGAGGGGGCCGCACTGGGCATCGGTGTCATCGCCTGTCTGGCGGCGCTGAGCGTTTTCCGCGCGCTCTGCTCCATCGCGGGCAAGGACGTGCAGGGCCGCACGATAGACAAGGGCAGGCGCGGGCTGATCACAGGGCGCGCGACCGCACTATCCGGGGCGTTCACACTTGCCGTCGGCCTGGCGCTGACCTTCCTGCCCGCCGAGGTCCCGCGCTGGCTCATTGTCGCGCTCCTGCTAGGCGGCGCCGCGACGTGGGGCCTTGCGTCGCTGGTCTTCCGGGGCATCCGTGAACCGGTGGACAACAACTACGCCACTGAAGAAGCCGGCAACTGGATCGCAGTCACGTGGAGCCTTGTGACCGGGGACAAGGAGCTGCGGGCGTTCCTCCTGGTGCGCTCGCTCATGCTGGTCACAGCCTTGTCGACCCCCTTCATCGTGGTGCTCGCGCAGGAGCAGGGGTCCGACCTGTCCAGCCTCGGCGCGTTCGTTATCGCCTCCGGCGGCGCCGCACTGCTGGGCGGACGCATCTCCGGCGTCTGGTCGGACAGATCCTCCAAACTCACCATGGCCTGGGCGGCCGCGGCCGCGTCGGTGGTCATTGTGCTGCTGGTGGTCAGCGCCAACTTGGCGTCGCCAAGCGTGAACGCGTTTGCCATGCCCGCCGGGTTCTTCGCCGTTAACCTCGCGCACACCGCGGTGCGCGTGAGCCGCAAGACATATCTGGTGGACATGGCCGACGGTGAGCGCCGCACGCTGATCACAGGCGCGTCGAACACGGTGATGGGGGTCGTACTGCTGGTGGTGGGTGCGCTCAGCTCTGCCATCGCCGTCGTCGGCACGCAGGCGGCGCTGCTGTTTCTCGCACTCATGGGCGCCGTGGGAGTGGCGGGGGCGTTCAACCTCAGGGACGTCTCCGCATAG
- a CDS encoding TetR/AcrR family transcriptional regulator: MARQRMTGSQRRDQLIGIGRAAFAERGFDGISVEEISSRADVSKPVLYEHFGGKEGLYLAVIEAEQNRLLTSIVTSIGEGRWRERIERGILALLTYVEDHTDGFVILVHGHMPGGEKSYSTLLNTLTAQVSYLLGEAFSHRGLEPELAELHAQAIVGAVSMTALWWLDQRSPDKYAVATHVANLCWNGLAGLEAQPKIIETEKGTK, encoded by the coding sequence ATGGCTCGTCAGCGTATGACCGGTTCGCAGCGCCGGGACCAACTTATCGGCATCGGCCGGGCTGCCTTCGCGGAACGCGGTTTCGACGGCATCTCGGTCGAAGAGATTTCGTCCCGCGCGGACGTGTCCAAGCCTGTCCTTTACGAGCACTTCGGGGGCAAGGAGGGCCTGTACCTGGCGGTGATCGAGGCCGAGCAGAACCGGCTGCTGACATCCATCGTTACTTCTATCGGGGAAGGCCGGTGGAGGGAACGTATCGAGCGCGGTATCCTCGCCCTGCTGACGTACGTGGAGGACCACACGGACGGCTTCGTGATTCTGGTGCACGGCCATATGCCGGGCGGCGAAAAGTCCTATTCGACTCTGCTCAACACCTTGACGGCCCAGGTGTCCTATTTGCTGGGGGAGGCGTTCAGCCACCGTGGTCTCGAACCGGAGCTGGCGGAATTGCATGCGCAGGCAATTGTCGGGGCAGTGTCCATGACTGCCCTGTGGTGGCTGGACCAGCGTTCGCCCGACAAGTATGCGGTGGCGACCCATGTCGCGAACCTGTGCTGGAATGGGTTGGCTGGGCTGGAGGCGCAGCCGAAGATTATTGAAACCGAGAAGGGAACAAAGTAG